The Anolis sagrei isolate rAnoSag1 chromosome Y, rAnoSag1.mat, whole genome shotgun sequence genome contains a region encoding:
- the LOC132780177 gene encoding phospholipase A2 inhibitor gamma subunit B-like isoform X2, which translates to MNTLLVLFLCTLLPTLGAFLECETCFATSSNCTGGLEFCEDDENTCAIGITEKSQGGKIEFTVEKGCYSSENCTSRWTLVTFGQGEFIRKSANCCMEENCSAALSHLPPVNTTANGKHCPACYSLSKPCSPAVVNCTGSENYCVDLMTYTLHTGAEVM; encoded by the exons ATGAATACTCTCTTGGTACTGTTCCTCTGCACTCTGCTTCCAACTTTGG GTGCCTTCTTGGAATGTGAAACTTGTTTTGCTACCAGCAGCAATTGCACCGGAGGACTAGAGTTCTGTGAAGATGATGAAAATACCTGTGCTATTGGTATAACTGAAAAATCACAAG GTGGAAAAATAGAGTTTACTGTAGAAAAGGGATGCTATTCCTCTGAGAACTGCACATCTAGATGGACATTGGTCACCTTTGGTCAAGGAGAATTCATCAGGAAGAGCGCCAACTGTTGCATGGAGGAAAACTGCAGTGCAGCCCTTTCTCATT TGCCACCAGTCAACACCACAGCCAATGGGAAGCACTGTCCAGCCTGCTATTCTTTGTCAAAGCCCTGCTCACCAGCAGTAGTAAATTGTACTGGATCTGAGAACTACTGCGTGGATTTGATGACATATACATTACATACTG
- the LOC132780177 gene encoding phospholipase A2 inhibitor gamma subunit B-like isoform X1 — MNTLLVLFLCTLLPTLGAFLECETCFATSSNCTGGLEFCEDDENTCAIGITEKSQGGKIEFTVEKGCYSSENCTSRWTLVTFGQGEFIRKSANCCMEENCSAALSHLPPVNTTANGKHCPACYSLSKPCSPAVVNCTGSENYCVDLMTYTLHTEKSIYVKGCTTESTCAGLQTGMWNIVDTDDKKVDCRPADQSSALSGSLLSSIFGFLLFIILL, encoded by the exons ATGAATACTCTCTTGGTACTGTTCCTCTGCACTCTGCTTCCAACTTTGG GTGCCTTCTTGGAATGTGAAACTTGTTTTGCTACCAGCAGCAATTGCACCGGAGGACTAGAGTTCTGTGAAGATGATGAAAATACCTGTGCTATTGGTATAACTGAAAAATCACAAG GTGGAAAAATAGAGTTTACTGTAGAAAAGGGATGCTATTCCTCTGAGAACTGCACATCTAGATGGACATTGGTCACCTTTGGTCAAGGAGAATTCATCAGGAAGAGCGCCAACTGTTGCATGGAGGAAAACTGCAGTGCAGCCCTTTCTCATT TGCCACCAGTCAACACCACAGCCAATGGGAAGCACTGTCCAGCCTGCTATTCTTTGTCAAAGCCCTGCTCACCAGCAGTAGTAAATTGTACTGGATCTGAGAACTACTGCGTGGATTTGATGACATATACATTACATACTG AAAAGAGTATATACGTGAAGGGCTGCACAACAGAATCTACCTGTGCTGGATTACAAACTGGGATGTGGAACATTGTTGATACAGATGATAAAAAAGTTGACTGTAGACCAGCCGATCAAAGTTCTGCATTATCTGGATCACTCCTCTCTTCTATCTT